From Glycine soja cultivar W05 chromosome 4, ASM419377v2, whole genome shotgun sequence, the proteins below share one genomic window:
- the LOC114408572 gene encoding tubulin beta chain-like, producing the protein MREILHVQGGQCGNQIGSKFWEVICDEHGIDPTGKYNEEGNSSIQLERINVYYNEASGGRYVPRAVLMDLEPGTMDSIRSGPYGKIFRPDNFVFGQSGAGNNWAKGHYTEGAELIDSVLDVVRKEAENCDCLQGFQVCHSLGGGTGSGMGTLLISKIREEYPDRMMLTFSVFPSPKVSDTVVEPYNATLSVHQLVENADECMVLDNEALYDICFRTLKLSTPSFGDLNHLISATMSGVTCCLRFPGQLNSDLRKLAVNLIPFPRLHFFMVGFAPLTSRGSQQYVSLTVPELTQQMWDAKNMMCAADPRHGRYLTASAMFRGKMSTKEVDEQMINVQNKNSSYFVEWIPNNVKSSVCDIPPRNLKMSSTFIGNSTSIQEMFRRVSEQFTAMYRRKAFLHWYTGEGMDEMEFTEAESNMNDLVAEYQQYQDATAEEDEYEDDGDEQQYDDQ; encoded by the exons ATGAGAGAGATCTTGCACGTTCAGGGAGGCCAATGCGGTAACCAAATCGGTTCCAAGTTCTGGGAGGTGATCTGCGACGAGCACGGCATCGATCCCACCGGAAAGTACAACGAGGAAGGCAACAGCAGCATCCAACTCGAAAGGATCAATGTGTATTACAACGAGGCCTCTGGCGGAAGGTACGTTCCCCGTGCCGTGCTTATGGATCTCGAACCTGGAACCATGGACAGCATCAGATCTGGCCCCTACGGCAAGATCTTCCGCCCCGACAACTTCGTCTTCGGCCAGTCCGGCGCCGGTAACAATTGGGCCAAAGGTCATTATACTGAAGGCGCCGAGCTGATCGACTCCGTTCTCGACGTCGTTCGCAAAGAGGCTGAAAACTGCGATTGCTTGCAAG GTTTTCAAGTTTGCCACTCTCTTGGAGGAGGCACAGGTTCTGGCATGGGAACACTGTTGATATCAAAAATTAGGGAGGAATACCCAGACAGAATGATGCTCACTTTCTCTGTTTTCCCATCTCCAAAAGTTTCTGATACAGTTGTGGAGCCATACAATGCCACTTTGTCTGTACACCAACTGGTTGAAAATGCAGATGAGTGCATGGTTCTTGACAATGAAGCACTTTATGACATTTGCTTTAGGACATTGAAACTCAGCACCCCTAGCT TTGGTGATCTCAACCATCTGATTTCTGCAACCATGAGTGGGGTTACCTGTTGTCTGAGGTTTCCTGGACAACTGAACTCTGACCTCAGGAAGCTGGCTGTCAATCTGATTCCATTTCCCCGTCTTCACTTCTTTATGGTGGGGTTTGCACCTCTCACTTCTCGTGGGTCTCAGCAATATGTCTCCCTTACTGTCCCAGAGCTGACTCAGCAAATGTGGGATGCCAAAAATATGATGTGTGCTGCTGATCCCCGACACGGCCGATACTTGACTGCATCTGCTATGTTCAGGGGAAAGATGAGCACCAAAGAGGTTGATGAACAAATGATCAATGTGCAGAACAAAAACTCGTCATACTTTGTTGAATGGATTCCCAACAATGTGAAGTCCAGCGTTTGTGATATTCCACCCAGGAATTTGAAGATGTCATCCACATTTATTGGCAACTCAACATCGATTCAAGAGATGTTTAGGAGGGTCAGCGAGCAGTTCACTGCTATGTACCGGCGCAAAGCCTTCTTGCACTGGTACACTGGGGAGGGGATGGACGAGATGGAGTTCACCGAGGCAGAGAGTAATATGAATGATTTGGTAGCAGAGTACCAGCAGTACCAGGATGCAACAGCAGAGGAGGATGAATACGAGGATGACGGTGATGAGCAGCAGTATGATGACCAGTAG
- the LOC114408574 gene encoding uncharacterized protein LOC114408574, whose amino-acid sequence MMKQGSGSCTMRENEVAEILVNLPSLIWEFECGCGILQPSWGCKRKRSAIGVDPKARQASSPATPLSFSPSESDENPSTLIRTRTRNVSLKRKREHYVKILQDLTKHNDLIRGEIKNVKRHNEKLKEYNLKLKARKQERSHGPSQGGLVHKQPQQQFQFSGMAHHPPLILNQTAGPAQIRGGEGVVGPAHATTSLGSNDVGPIGIPDLNLPLDESMTMTMEFCDINVSLANKDLSRTMAAQARQNMLQKYRFKNPIGISKPRYSCR is encoded by the exons ATGATGAAACAGGGGAGTGGGTCGTGTACGATGAGGGAGAACGAGGTTGCTGAAATCCTCGTTAACCTCCCAAGTCTTATATGGGAATTCGAGTGTGGCTGTGGAATCCTACAACCTTCGTGGGGTTGCAAGAGAAAGAGATCTGCGATTGGCGTTGATCCAAAAGCACGGCAAGCTTCAAGTCCTGCCACCCCTCTCTCCTTCTCTCCCAGTGAGTCCGATGAAAACCCCTCCACACTcataagaacaagaacaagaaacgtTTCTCTCAAAagg AAGAGAGAACACTATGTCAAGATTCTACAAGATTTGACCAAACATAACGATTTGATCCGTGGG GAGATAAAGAATGTGAAGCGTCACAATGAAAAACTGAAGGAGTACAATTTGAAGTTGAAAGCAAGAAAACAAGAG cgAAGTCATGGCCCAAGTCAAGGTGGTCTGGTACACAAGCAACCACAACAGCAATTCCAATTTTCCGGCATGGCGCATCATCCACCGTTGATATTGAATCAGACGGCTGGGCCAGCCCAAATAAGAGGCGGCGAGGGCGTTGTTGGTCCTGCTCACGCAACGACGTCGTTAGGTAGTAATGATGTGGGCCCAATTGGAATTCCCGATCTGAACCTGCCACTTGATGAGTCCATGACCATGACAATGGAGTTTTGTGATATAAATGTGAGTTTGGCCAATAAGGATCTGAGTAGGACCATGGCAGCTCAGGCCCGCCAGAATATGCTTCAAAAATACAGGTTCAAGAATCCAATTGGAATTAGTAAACCCCGTTACTCTTGTAGATGA
- the LOC114408575 gene encoding uncharacterized protein DDB_G0280579-like — protein MPSEDSKPVVKKEVDFSNKSFVSKKVLTSNSKVTKVKKEDNDDDDFPIGRRTSNSKEVKKKKKVIIKEEENKNNKKKKEKKVYDLPGQKRDPPEEKDPLRIFYETLFKQVPSSEMSQIWLMESGLLPKDVAKKVYEKKKKVPQKLTSPVKSVAAVKSNTKSVTVKKKSPASPVSSVKKKTTTTNSTSKQSKKRKVKDLSSEDDDDTNSSDDEFILSSVAKRRKMA, from the exons ATGCCTTCGGAAGATTCGAAGCCGGTGGTGAAGAAAGAGGTGGATTTCAGCAACAAGAGCTTCGTTTCCAAAAAGGTCTTAACTTCGAACTCTAAGGTCACAAAAGTTAAGAAAGAAGACAATGACGACGACGACTTCCCCATCGGGAGAAGGACCTCCAACTCCAAGGaagtgaagaaaaagaagaaggtaATAATAAAGGAGGAAGAGAATAagaataataagaagaagaaagaaaaaaaggtttatGATTTACCTGGCCAGAAACGAGATCCACCTGAGGAG aaaGACCCTCTTAGGATTTTCTACGAGACTTTATTCAAGCAAGTCCCCAGCAGCGAAATGTCACAAATCTG GTTGATGGAATCGGGGTTGCTTCCTAAAGATGTGGCAAAGAAAGtatatgagaagaagaagaaagttccACAGAAGCTCACTTCTCCAGTTAAGTCAGTAGCTGCTGTGAAGAGCAACACTAAGTCTGTCACTGTTAAGAAGAAAAGCCCAGCATCCCCTGTGTCTTCTGTTAAAAAGAAGACAACAACAACGAACTCCACATCAAAGCAGTCCAAGAAGAGGAAGGTTAAGGATCTAAGCTCTGAGGATGACGATGACACCAACTCCTCCGATGatgaatttatattatcatcagTAGCAAAGAGGAGAAAAATGGCTTAA
- the LOC114408577 gene encoding uncharacterized protein LOC114408577, whose protein sequence is MVWPLKERRGPAWKQGWTRSTLYSLSAPPLQLLAIVAIVMFLLFVPSYINFKSTVQTATIGFHVFLLFLPLLLIFVAYTISKYGPRLVVPAPPPFFGGIRVRTEAGSGGFPWGVAALVVLLLVLASYLSDFRSMWSPLIWRPY, encoded by the coding sequence ATGGTGTGGCCTTTGAAGGAGAGAAGGGGTCCGGCATGGAAGCAAGGGTGGACAAGAAGCACTTTGTACTCCCTATCTGCACCTCCGTTGCAACTCTTGGCCATAGTTGCCATCgtcatgtttttgttatttgttcCGTCCTATATAAACTTCAAGTCAACCGTGCAGACAGCCACCATCGGCTTCCACGTGTTCCTCTTGTTCTTGCCCCTTCTGTTGATTTTTGTTGCCTACACCATCTCTAAATACGGTCCACGCCTCGTGGTTCCGGCGCCGCCACCATTCTTTGGTGGCATTCGAGTACGCACAGAAGCTGGGAGTGGGGGGTTTCCTTGGGGCGTAGCGGCGTTGGTGGTGTTGCTCTTGGTTTTGGCCTCTTACCTCTCCGATTTCAGGTCCATGTGGTCGCCACTCATTTGGAGACCCTACTAG
- the LOC114408576 gene encoding putative ER lumen protein-retaining receptor C28H8.4, producing the protein MHLSPVFTRVLLTRIHSCPNTHYITLDYHGKKDTTQVRRQDNQLIIFCSEMKGSKRPIHAVTTWVRRQPPKIKAFLAVLSALAALLFLRIVVHDHDSLFVAAEFVHALGISVLIYKLTKEKTCAGLSLKSQELTAMFLGVRLYCSFVMEYDIHTLLDMATLATTLWVIYMIRFKLKSSYMDDKDNLAIYYVVIPCAVLSLLIHPTTRHHPLNRILWAFCVYLEAVSVLPQLRVMQNTKIVEPFTAHYVFALGVARFLSCAHWVLQVLDTRGRLLTALGYGLWPSMVLLSEIVQTFILADFCYYYVKSLVGGQLVLRLPLGVV; encoded by the exons ATGCACCTCTCACCAGTGTTCACACGTGTCCTCCTAACACGTATTCATTCATGTCCCAACACACATTACATTACATTAGATTATCACGGGAAGAAGGACACAACACAAGTCAGAAGACAAGACAATCAATTGATTATTTTCTGTTCGGAAATGAAGGGTAGCAAGAGGCCCATCCACGCCGTCACGACATGGGTTCGGCGCCAACCGCCCAAGATAAAGGCCTTTCTCGCGGTGCTGTCTGCCCTTGCGGCCTTGCTCTTCCTCAGAATCGTCGTTCACGACCACGACAGCCTCTTCGTCGCCGCCGAGTTTGTCCATGCATTAGGAATCTCCGTCCTCATTTACAAACTCACCAAGGAAAAAACCTGTGCCG GGCTTTCGCTTAAATCGCAGGAGCTGACGGCTATGTTTCTGGGTGTTAGACTTTATTGCAGTTTTGTGATGGAATATGATATACACACCCTACTCGATATGGCAACCTTGGCCACCACCCTCTGGGTTATTTATATGATACGTTTCAAATTGAAATCTAGTTATATGGATGATAAGGACAACCTTGCAATATACTATGTG GTAATACCTTGTGCTGTGCTGTCCTTGTTAATTCATCCAACAACCCGGCATCATCCACTTAATAGGATTCTCTGGGCATTTTGTGTTTATCTTGAAGCTGTTTCTGTTCTCCCTCAGCTGCGGGTCATGCAGAACACTAAG ATTGTTGAACCATTCACAGCACACTATGTTTTTGCTCTTGGAGTTGCAAGGTTCTTGAGTTGTGCACATTGGGTCCTCCAG GTATTAGATACTCGTGGACGTCTACTGACTGCATTGGGTTATGGATTGTGGCCTTCTATGGTTCTTCTATCAGAAATTGTCCAAACTTTCATTCTGGCAGATTTTTGCTACTACTACGTCAAGAG TCTTGTTGGGGGACAACTTGTTCTTCGACTTCCTTTAGGAGTGGTCTAA
- the LOC114408578 gene encoding gibberellin-regulated protein 1-like, with protein MALSKLLVASLLVSFVLFHLVDADDQSAYAQTQGSLVQQIDCNAACAARCRLASRQRMCHRACGTCCRRCNCVPPGTSGNQEVCPCYASLRTHGGRRKCP; from the exons ATGGCTCTCTCAAAGCTTCTAGTTGCATCCCTTCTGGTATCCTTTGTCCTCTTCCATCTCGTTGATGCTGATGATCAATCG GCATACGCACAGACTCAGGGTTCTCTTGTTCAGCAGATAG ATTGTAATGCTGCATGTGCTGCGAGGTGCCGTTTAGCATCTCGTCAGCGCATGTGCCACAGAGCGTGTGGAACTTGCTGCAGACGCTGCAACTGCGTGCCACCGGGAACTTCCGGTAACCAAGAAGTGTGTCCCTGTTATGCCAGTCTCAGAACCCACGGGGGCAGACGCAAGTGCCCTTAA